Proteins found in one Magnolia sinica isolate HGM2019 chromosome 5, MsV1, whole genome shotgun sequence genomic segment:
- the LOC131246755 gene encoding kinesin-like protein KIN-12A isoform X2 has protein sequence MKSTSNHRNGIPRGISTSENPHSPNPSSQKHQRSSRRMRSGFENVDPNTIADPSLLSPSPASKLSSAAKIRSPLPPRPPPNPLKRKLIAETAVDNGTLAPADSGVQVIVRMRPPKEEEEEGGQIVKKTSTNSLSILDHVFTFDSVADTDSSQQDIFELVGLPLVENCLAGFNSSIFAYGQTGSGKTYTMWGPPNALVEDNPSSNHQKGLTPRVFERLFVRITEEQDKQTDKQLNYQCRCSFLEIYNEQITDLLDPNQRNLQIREDVKCGVYVDNLTEEYVCTMKDIRQLLIKGLANRKIGSTSINAESSRSHSVFTCVIESRCKSTANGLSSLRTSRINLVDLAGSERQKLTDATGDRLKEAGNINRSLSQLGNVINILAEVSQSGKQRHIPYRDSRLTFLLQESLGGNAKLAMICAISPAQSCKREAFSTLRFAQCAKAIKNKAVVNEVTQDDVKAMRELIRQLKDELQRIKSNGAYSTGWDARRSLNLLRLSLNHPATLPRVEDDSDEEMEIDEEDVEKLCLQVGLQSATFREHVHNVDKLPVQSEGIACEGLKASKEDFSIIGCVSKQDIEEADVNMEDCQSEMASDEVNEHEVAVANVPVLPSRDMLNGHEGNNDEKHTVHTTTDLLNCSSAGDPIEEKLLMSPDCKLFNGGSLDEPVEEKGSTCVETLEEKVFAQVDSKPTVGDSPDILADLPQNSPNSLSIVPCDSSPVLRSPTLSASPRVDNNSTKSLRTSLTLTASGRDVADDIKSSTLTARKKPSLARSLRNSSSSALSSKAIMNSLAPTTNLAASLHRGLQIVDSHKQSLGLRQSSFRFPFKPLDLNPFLSVEKVDVGVQTFLEEPEMLEDVSEFVCSYCKTRTLQLECNKEANDTTELQLVPVEESQVTEKSKKQVPKAVEKVLAGAIRREMALDEYCAKQAAEITQLNRLVQQYKHERECNAIIEQTREDKIHRLEALMDGVLPTEDFMEEEFMSLANEHKLLREKYENHPEVLRTKIELKRVQDELDGYRNFFDMGERDVLMEEIQHLRSQLQYYIDSSVSPMPPRKRSPLLQLTYPSETIPAPLGMIPESTEETQESTEETAEDKFEQERRHWTETESKWISLSEELRLELDASKSLARKQKQELDSEKKCSEELKEALQMAMQSHARILEQYADLQEKHIALLARHRKITDGIEDVKRAAAKAGVKGAESRFINSLAAEISALKVEREKERRYFRDENRGLQSQLRDTAEAVQAAGELLVRLKEAEEAAAVGQKRATLAEQVAEKAHQEIVELKKKHEREISTLNQFLAESRLPKEALRHTHDDANVPTRYDGGESDERWRQEFEPFYDGGDSEFSRIAEPSSWFTGCRISC, from the exons ATGAAGAGCACTTCGAATCACAGGAACGGAATCCCGCGAGGAATTTCGACCTCTGAAAACCCTCATTCCCCAAACCCTTCTTCTCAGAAGCATCAGAGATCTTCCCGCCGAATGAGATCTGGATTTGAAAATGTCGATCCAAACACGATCGCAGATCCTTCACTCCTGTCGCCTTCTCCCGCATCGAAATTGTCCTCTGCAGCAAAGATCAGAAGTCCACTCCCGCCGCGGCCACCGCCAAATCCTCTCAAACGGAAATTGATTGCTGAAACCGCAGTTGACAATGGAACCCTAGCACCTGCTGATTCCGGCGTGCAG GTAATAGTCCGAATGCGGCCTCcaaaagaggaagaggaagaaggggGACAGATAGTAAAGAAGACTTCCACTAATTCCTTGTCCATCCTTGATCATGTGTTCACATTTGATTCTGTTGCTGACACAGATTCAAGccag CAAGATATATTCGAGCTTGTAGGCTTGCCATTGGTTGAGAACTGTTTGGCTGGGTTTAACAGTTCCATATTTGCATATGGACAG ACTGGTAGCGGAAAGACATATACCATGTGGGGACCACCAAATGCCTTGGTTGAAGATAATCCGTCGAGTAATCATCAAAAGGGTTTAACTCCCCGTGTCTTCGAGCGACTTTTTGTGCGAATAACTGAA GAGCAAGATAAGCAAACTGACAAACAGTTGAATTATCAATGCCGCTGTTCATTTTTGGAG ATTTATAATGAACAAATCACTGACTTATTGGATCCAAATCAAAGGAACCTTCAG ATTAGAGAAGATGTCAAGTGTGGTGTGTATGTAGACAATTTGACTGAGGAGTATGTCTGTACAATGAAGGACATAAGGCAACTTCTAATAAAG GGGTTGGCAAATAGGAAAATTGGCTCTACGAGCATAAATGCAGAGAGTTCGCGCTCACATAGTGTCTTTACTTGTGTTATCGAATCTCGTTGCAAG AGCACAGCAAATGGACTAAGCAGTTTGAGGACCAGCAGAATCAATCTGGTTGATCTTGCTGGATCAGAAAGACAGAAATTGACAGATGCAACAGGAGATCGTTTGAAGGAAGCAGGGAATATTAATCGTTCCCTTTCTCAGCTTGG GAACGTGATAAATATTCTTGCAGAAGTTTCCCAATCAGGAAAGCAAAGGCACATTCCATATAGAGATTCCAGGTTGACATTCTTATTACAGGAATCTTTGGGTGGCAATGCAAAATTGGCAATGATTTGTGCAATTTCGCCAGCACAAAG CTGTAAGAGGGAAGCATTCAGCACTTTGAGATTTGCACAGTGTGCAAAGGCCATAAAGAACAAAGCGGTTGTGAATGAAGTCACCCAGGATGATGTGAAAGCCATGAGGGAACTCATACGCCAACTGAAG GATGAGCTTCAACGAATAAAGTCCAATGGTGCTTATTCAACTGGATGGGATGCACGTAGAAGCTTGAATCTTTTGAGGTTAAGCCTCAATCATCCAGCAACATTGCCTCGTGTGGAAGATGACAGTGATGAGGAGATGGAAATTGATGAGGAAGATGTTGAGAAGCTTTGTCTTCAAGTAGGTCTGCAATCAGCTACCTTCAGAGAACATGTTCACAATGTGGACAAGCTACCTGTCCAGTCAGAAGGTATAGCCTGTGAAGGATTGAAAGCTTCAAAGGAGGACTTTTCTATAATTGGTTGTGTCAGCAAGCAAGACATCGAGGAGGCTGATGTCAATATGGAAGACTGTCAATCAGAAATGGCATCTGACGAAGTCAATGAGCACGAAGTGGCTGTTGCAAATGTCCCAGTTTTACCCAGCCGTGACATGCTAAATGGTCATGAAGGTAATAATGATGAAAAGCACACGGTCCATACAACAACTGATTTACTTAACTGTAGTTCTGCGGGAGATCCAATTGAGGAAAAGCTTTTGATGTCCCCAGACTGTAAGTTGTTTAATGGAGGATCACTTGATGAGCCTGTGGAAGAAAAAGGCTCCACATGTGTGGAGACTTTGGAGGAAAAGGTCTTTGCTCAGGTAGACTCTAAACCAACAGTTGGAGATTCTCCGGATATACTTGCAGATCTACCTCAAAATTCTCCCAATAGCCTTAGCATTGTGCCATGTGATTCATCACCAGTCCTGCGATCTCCAACATTAAGTGCCTCACCCAGAGTTGATAACAACAGCACGAAAAGTCTTAGGACATCATTGACATTAACAGCATCTGGGAGAGATGTAGCAGACGACATTAAGTCATCGACATTAACAGCAAGAAAGAAGCCATCTCTTGCACGGTCACTGAGAAATAGTTCTTCCAGTGCTCTCTCCTCTAAAGCAATTATGAATTCCCTTGCGCCAACCACAAACCTGGCAGCTAGCCTTCATCGTGGTCTTCAAATTGTCGACAGTCACAAGCAGAGTTTGGGTTTGAGGCAATCTTCATTCAGGTTTCCGTTTAAACCTCTGGATCTCAATCCATTTTTGTCAGTCGAAAAGGTTGATGTGGGCGTTCAAACTTTTCTGGAAGAGCCAGAAATGCTGGAAGATGTATCAGAATTCGTGTGCAGTTATTGCAAGACAAGAACACTTCAGCTTGAATGCAACAAAGAGGCTAACGATACTACCGAACTGCAGTTAGTACCTGTCGAGGAATCACAGGTTACAGAAAAATCCAAGAAGCAAGTACCAAAA GCAGTGGAGAAGGTCTTGGCAGGAGCCATCAGGAGAGAAATGGCACTTGATGAATATTGTGCCAAGCAAGCTGCGGAAATTACACAACTCAACCGTTTG GTCCAACAATACAAGCACGAACGTGAATGCAATGCAATAATTGAACAGACACGAGAGGATAAAATCCATCGTCTCGAGGCCCTTATGGATGGTGTTTTACCCACagaggatttcatggaggaagaGTTTATGTCTCTTGCAAATGAGCACAAG CTTCTGAGAGAGAAATATGAGAACCATCCTGAGGTACTGAGGACAAAAATCGAGTTAAAAAGAGTTCAAGACGAGCTGGATGGGTATCGAAACTTCTTTGATATGGGCGAGAGGGATGTCTTAATGGAAGAAATTCAGCATTTGAGAAGCCAGTTGCAGTATTACATAGACTCTTCAGTTTCACCCATGCCACCTCGAAAACGGAGTCCTTTGCTTCAGTTGACGTATCCAAGCGAAACCATTCCAGCTCCTCTTGGTATGATCCCAGAATCTACTGAAGAAACCCAGGAATCTACTGAAGAAACTGCTGAGGATAAATTTGAACAGGAGAGGCGTCATTGGACTGAGACAGAGAGCAAATGGATATCTCTTTCTGAAGAACTGAGGCTTGAGCTGGATGCAAGCAAATCTCTTGCGAGAAAACAGAAGCAAGAGCTTGACTCTGAGAAGAAATGCTCAGAGGAGCTGAAAGAGGCACTACAAATGGCAATGCAGAGTCATGCTCGCATTCTTGAGCAGTATGCAGATCTTCAGGAGAAGCACATTGCTTTGCTTGCAAGGCATCGGAAGATTACAGATGGGATAGAAGATGTAAAACGAGCAGCTGCAAAAGCAGGAGTCAAGGGTGCTGAATCTAGGTTCATTAATTCCCTTGCTGCTGAAATTTCAGCTCTGAAAgtggaaagagagaaggagaggcgGTACTTCAGAGACGAAAACAGAGGACTTCAATCTCAACTGAGGGATACTGCTGAAGCTGTACAGGCTGCTGGCGAACTGCTTGTGCGCCTTAAAGAAGCAGAGGAAGCTGCTGCAGTCGGGCAA AAGCGGGCCACATTGGCAGAGCAAGTGGCTGAAAAAGCTCACCAAGAAATTGTTGAGTTGAAGAAGAAGCATGAAAGAGAGATCAGCACTCTGAACCAGTTCCTGGCAGAGTCTCGTCTGCCCAAGGAAGCGCTGAGACACACGCATGATGATGCCAATGTGCCCACCAGATATGATGGAGGGGAGAGTGATGAACGGTGGAGACAAGAGTTTGAGCCGTTCTATGATGGAGGAGACAGCGAGTTCTCAAGAATAGCTGAGCCTTCGTCATGGTTTACCGG ATGCAGGATCTCTTGCTGA
- the LOC131246755 gene encoding kinesin-like protein KIN-12A isoform X1 gives MKSTSNHRNGIPRGISTSENPHSPNPSSQKHQRSSRRMRSGFENVDPNTIADPSLLSPSPASKLSSAAKIRSPLPPRPPPNPLKRKLIAETAVDNGTLAPADSGVQVIVRMRPPKEEEEEGGQIVKKTSTNSLSILDHVFTFDSVADTDSSQQDIFELVGLPLVENCLAGFNSSIFAYGQTGSGKTYTMWGPPNALVEDNPSSNHQKGLTPRVFERLFVRITEEQDKQTDKQLNYQCRCSFLEIYNEQITDLLDPNQRNLQIREDVKCGVYVDNLTEEYVCTMKDIRQLLIKGLANRKIGSTSINAESSRSHSVFTCVIESRCKSTANGLSSLRTSRINLVDLAGSERQKLTDATGDRLKEAGNINRSLSQLGNVINILAEVSQSGKQRHIPYRDSRLTFLLQESLGGNAKLAMICAISPAQSCKREAFSTLRFAQCAKAIKNKAVVNEVTQDDVKAMRELIRQLKDELQRIKSNGAYSTGWDARRSLNLLRLSLNHPATLPRVEDDSDEEMEIDEEDVEKLCLQVGLQSATFREHVHNVDKLPVQSEGIACEGLKASKEDFSIIGCVSKQDIEEADVNMEDCQSEMASDEVNEHEVAVANVPVLPSRDMLNGHEGNNDEKHTVHTTTDLLNCSSAGDPIEEKLLMSPDCKLFNGGSLDEPVEEKGSTCVETLEEKVFAQVDSKPTVGDSPDILADLPQNSPNSLSIVPCDSSPVLRSPTLSASPRVDNNSTKSLRTSLTLTASGRDVADDIKSSTLTARKKPSLARSLRNSSSSALSSKAIMNSLAPTTNLAASLHRGLQIVDSHKQSLGLRQSSFRFPFKPLDLNPFLSVEKVDVGVQTFLEEPEMLEDVSEFVCSYCKTRTLQLECNKEANDTTELQLVPVEESQVTEKSKKQVPKAVEKVLAGAIRREMALDEYCAKQAAEITQLNRLVQQYKHERECNAIIEQTREDKIHRLEALMDGVLPTEDFMEEEFMSLANEHKLLREKYENHPEVLRTKIELKRVQDELDGYRNFFDMGERDVLMEEIQHLRSQLQYYIDSSVSPMPPRKRSPLLQLTYPSETIPAPLGMIPESTEETQESTEETAEDKFEQERRHWTETESKWISLSEELRLELDASKSLARKQKQELDSEKKCSEELKEALQMAMQSHARILEQYADLQEKHIALLARHRKITDGIEDVKRAAAKAGVKGAESRFINSLAAEISALKVEREKERRYFRDENRGLQSQLRDTAEAVQAAGELLVRLKEAEEAAAVGQKRATLAEQVAEKAHQEIVELKKKHEREISTLNQFLAESRLPKEALRHTHDDANVPTRYDGGESDERWRQEFEPFYDGGDSEFSRIAEPSSWFTGYDKCNI, from the exons ATGAAGAGCACTTCGAATCACAGGAACGGAATCCCGCGAGGAATTTCGACCTCTGAAAACCCTCATTCCCCAAACCCTTCTTCTCAGAAGCATCAGAGATCTTCCCGCCGAATGAGATCTGGATTTGAAAATGTCGATCCAAACACGATCGCAGATCCTTCACTCCTGTCGCCTTCTCCCGCATCGAAATTGTCCTCTGCAGCAAAGATCAGAAGTCCACTCCCGCCGCGGCCACCGCCAAATCCTCTCAAACGGAAATTGATTGCTGAAACCGCAGTTGACAATGGAACCCTAGCACCTGCTGATTCCGGCGTGCAG GTAATAGTCCGAATGCGGCCTCcaaaagaggaagaggaagaaggggGACAGATAGTAAAGAAGACTTCCACTAATTCCTTGTCCATCCTTGATCATGTGTTCACATTTGATTCTGTTGCTGACACAGATTCAAGccag CAAGATATATTCGAGCTTGTAGGCTTGCCATTGGTTGAGAACTGTTTGGCTGGGTTTAACAGTTCCATATTTGCATATGGACAG ACTGGTAGCGGAAAGACATATACCATGTGGGGACCACCAAATGCCTTGGTTGAAGATAATCCGTCGAGTAATCATCAAAAGGGTTTAACTCCCCGTGTCTTCGAGCGACTTTTTGTGCGAATAACTGAA GAGCAAGATAAGCAAACTGACAAACAGTTGAATTATCAATGCCGCTGTTCATTTTTGGAG ATTTATAATGAACAAATCACTGACTTATTGGATCCAAATCAAAGGAACCTTCAG ATTAGAGAAGATGTCAAGTGTGGTGTGTATGTAGACAATTTGACTGAGGAGTATGTCTGTACAATGAAGGACATAAGGCAACTTCTAATAAAG GGGTTGGCAAATAGGAAAATTGGCTCTACGAGCATAAATGCAGAGAGTTCGCGCTCACATAGTGTCTTTACTTGTGTTATCGAATCTCGTTGCAAG AGCACAGCAAATGGACTAAGCAGTTTGAGGACCAGCAGAATCAATCTGGTTGATCTTGCTGGATCAGAAAGACAGAAATTGACAGATGCAACAGGAGATCGTTTGAAGGAAGCAGGGAATATTAATCGTTCCCTTTCTCAGCTTGG GAACGTGATAAATATTCTTGCAGAAGTTTCCCAATCAGGAAAGCAAAGGCACATTCCATATAGAGATTCCAGGTTGACATTCTTATTACAGGAATCTTTGGGTGGCAATGCAAAATTGGCAATGATTTGTGCAATTTCGCCAGCACAAAG CTGTAAGAGGGAAGCATTCAGCACTTTGAGATTTGCACAGTGTGCAAAGGCCATAAAGAACAAAGCGGTTGTGAATGAAGTCACCCAGGATGATGTGAAAGCCATGAGGGAACTCATACGCCAACTGAAG GATGAGCTTCAACGAATAAAGTCCAATGGTGCTTATTCAACTGGATGGGATGCACGTAGAAGCTTGAATCTTTTGAGGTTAAGCCTCAATCATCCAGCAACATTGCCTCGTGTGGAAGATGACAGTGATGAGGAGATGGAAATTGATGAGGAAGATGTTGAGAAGCTTTGTCTTCAAGTAGGTCTGCAATCAGCTACCTTCAGAGAACATGTTCACAATGTGGACAAGCTACCTGTCCAGTCAGAAGGTATAGCCTGTGAAGGATTGAAAGCTTCAAAGGAGGACTTTTCTATAATTGGTTGTGTCAGCAAGCAAGACATCGAGGAGGCTGATGTCAATATGGAAGACTGTCAATCAGAAATGGCATCTGACGAAGTCAATGAGCACGAAGTGGCTGTTGCAAATGTCCCAGTTTTACCCAGCCGTGACATGCTAAATGGTCATGAAGGTAATAATGATGAAAAGCACACGGTCCATACAACAACTGATTTACTTAACTGTAGTTCTGCGGGAGATCCAATTGAGGAAAAGCTTTTGATGTCCCCAGACTGTAAGTTGTTTAATGGAGGATCACTTGATGAGCCTGTGGAAGAAAAAGGCTCCACATGTGTGGAGACTTTGGAGGAAAAGGTCTTTGCTCAGGTAGACTCTAAACCAACAGTTGGAGATTCTCCGGATATACTTGCAGATCTACCTCAAAATTCTCCCAATAGCCTTAGCATTGTGCCATGTGATTCATCACCAGTCCTGCGATCTCCAACATTAAGTGCCTCACCCAGAGTTGATAACAACAGCACGAAAAGTCTTAGGACATCATTGACATTAACAGCATCTGGGAGAGATGTAGCAGACGACATTAAGTCATCGACATTAACAGCAAGAAAGAAGCCATCTCTTGCACGGTCACTGAGAAATAGTTCTTCCAGTGCTCTCTCCTCTAAAGCAATTATGAATTCCCTTGCGCCAACCACAAACCTGGCAGCTAGCCTTCATCGTGGTCTTCAAATTGTCGACAGTCACAAGCAGAGTTTGGGTTTGAGGCAATCTTCATTCAGGTTTCCGTTTAAACCTCTGGATCTCAATCCATTTTTGTCAGTCGAAAAGGTTGATGTGGGCGTTCAAACTTTTCTGGAAGAGCCAGAAATGCTGGAAGATGTATCAGAATTCGTGTGCAGTTATTGCAAGACAAGAACACTTCAGCTTGAATGCAACAAAGAGGCTAACGATACTACCGAACTGCAGTTAGTACCTGTCGAGGAATCACAGGTTACAGAAAAATCCAAGAAGCAAGTACCAAAA GCAGTGGAGAAGGTCTTGGCAGGAGCCATCAGGAGAGAAATGGCACTTGATGAATATTGTGCCAAGCAAGCTGCGGAAATTACACAACTCAACCGTTTG GTCCAACAATACAAGCACGAACGTGAATGCAATGCAATAATTGAACAGACACGAGAGGATAAAATCCATCGTCTCGAGGCCCTTATGGATGGTGTTTTACCCACagaggatttcatggaggaagaGTTTATGTCTCTTGCAAATGAGCACAAG CTTCTGAGAGAGAAATATGAGAACCATCCTGAGGTACTGAGGACAAAAATCGAGTTAAAAAGAGTTCAAGACGAGCTGGATGGGTATCGAAACTTCTTTGATATGGGCGAGAGGGATGTCTTAATGGAAGAAATTCAGCATTTGAGAAGCCAGTTGCAGTATTACATAGACTCTTCAGTTTCACCCATGCCACCTCGAAAACGGAGTCCTTTGCTTCAGTTGACGTATCCAAGCGAAACCATTCCAGCTCCTCTTGGTATGATCCCAGAATCTACTGAAGAAACCCAGGAATCTACTGAAGAAACTGCTGAGGATAAATTTGAACAGGAGAGGCGTCATTGGACTGAGACAGAGAGCAAATGGATATCTCTTTCTGAAGAACTGAGGCTTGAGCTGGATGCAAGCAAATCTCTTGCGAGAAAACAGAAGCAAGAGCTTGACTCTGAGAAGAAATGCTCAGAGGAGCTGAAAGAGGCACTACAAATGGCAATGCAGAGTCATGCTCGCATTCTTGAGCAGTATGCAGATCTTCAGGAGAAGCACATTGCTTTGCTTGCAAGGCATCGGAAGATTACAGATGGGATAGAAGATGTAAAACGAGCAGCTGCAAAAGCAGGAGTCAAGGGTGCTGAATCTAGGTTCATTAATTCCCTTGCTGCTGAAATTTCAGCTCTGAAAgtggaaagagagaaggagaggcgGTACTTCAGAGACGAAAACAGAGGACTTCAATCTCAACTGAGGGATACTGCTGAAGCTGTACAGGCTGCTGGCGAACTGCTTGTGCGCCTTAAAGAAGCAGAGGAAGCTGCTGCAGTCGGGCAA AAGCGGGCCACATTGGCAGAGCAAGTGGCTGAAAAAGCTCACCAAGAAATTGTTGAGTTGAAGAAGAAGCATGAAAGAGAGATCAGCACTCTGAACCAGTTCCTGGCAGAGTCTCGTCTGCCCAAGGAAGCGCTGAGACACACGCATGATGATGCCAATGTGCCCACCAGATATGATGGAGGGGAGAGTGATGAACGGTGGAGACAAGAGTTTGAGCCGTTCTATGATGGAGGAGACAGCGAGTTCTCAAGAATAGCTGAGCCTTCGTCATGGTTTACCGGGTATGATAAGTGCAACATTTAG
- the LOC131246756 gene encoding uncharacterized protein LOC131246756 — MLHFSRSFKSFSFGEALQSPPKISFLCREKKKMRDWAAPIIALALFAFLSPGVIFQLPGKHRPVDFMNMKTSVVSILVHALMYGLFLMLFLVILRVHLYV; from the coding sequence ATGTTACATTTCAGCCGTTCATTCAAGTCATTCTCCTTTGGTGAAGCTCTTCAAAGCCCTCCAAAGATCTCATTCTTGTgtagggaaaaaaagaaaatgagagattgGGCTGCTCCCATCATAGCTTTAGCTCTCTTCGCATTCCTCTCACCAGGGGTCATATTTCAATTGCCAGGGAAGCATCGGCCCGTTGATTTCATGAACATGAAGACCAGCGTCGTATCCATCTTGGTCCATGCCCTCATGTATGGATTGTTTCTCATGCTGTTCCTCGTGATCCTGCGTGTCCACCTCTATGTCTGA